A window of Haloarcula sp. H-GB4 contains these coding sequences:
- a CDS encoding 6-pyruvoyl tetrahydropterin synthase family protein, translating into MSQRLSKADDTLADAERELVVGGDRPLRISAGHRLLHHDGKCSRPHGHNYEITVRVTGELTDEGWVVDKGEITDVVDEWDHRFLLETGDPLVEAFDASGDGDAVVVLDHPPTAEVMAAILEQRLADRLPETVSDVAVSVQETSELCIR; encoded by the coding sequence ATGTCTCAGCGACTATCGAAGGCCGATGACACGCTCGCCGACGCTGAACGCGAACTCGTCGTCGGCGGTGACCGGCCGCTCCGTATCTCTGCGGGCCATCGGTTGTTACACCACGACGGGAAATGCTCGCGCCCGCACGGACACAACTACGAGATCACTGTCCGCGTCACCGGCGAACTCACTGACGAGGGGTGGGTCGTCGACAAGGGCGAAATCACGGATGTAGTCGACGAGTGGGATCACCGGTTCCTGCTTGAGACTGGCGACCCGCTGGTCGAGGCGTTCGATGCCAGTGGCGACGGCGACGCCGTGGTCGTCCTCGACCATCCGCCGACAGCCGAGGTCATGGCCGCGATACTGGAACAGCGTCTCGCCGACCGCCTCCCAGAGACGGTGTCGGATGTGGCCGTCTCTGTTCAGGAGACCAGCGAACTCTGTATCCGCTGA
- a CDS encoding M28 family peptidase, giving the protein MDDTDWIGDTFTSTAGWDHLETLVDIGNRMAGSGGERAAAEATRDALAEFTRDAHLSEFEIQGWERGDSAVHADGSPVATQAHECIALPRSPAGEVTGELVDVGHGLPEDFEDADCEGQIVQARSDVPDWYDRYIHRREKYYHAVEAGAAGFVYRNHVDGVLPPTGSVGTADAPIGEIPAIGVASETGARLVRRYAGKNVTLSVDCETPTATSQNVHAELGPDTDERLLVTSHVDAHDIAEGAMDNGAGTAMVVEVARALAGREDELATRVEFVAFGAEEVGLVGSNRLAGETTLDDVTAVLNFDGVVQGRTLKCYTHGFDALTTAAEDVADRLDHPISLTPEQGPHSDHWPFVQRGVPGYHVTSETGGEGRGWGHTHADTLDKLEPRTVREQAVLLTELAVTLADDSVRPAHKDPAEIADALEAQNLAEGMQITGDWPFGD; this is encoded by the coding sequence ATGGACGACACTGACTGGATCGGAGACACGTTCACCAGTACGGCCGGGTGGGACCACTTGGAGACACTGGTCGATATCGGGAACCGGATGGCTGGCAGCGGCGGCGAACGGGCGGCCGCCGAGGCGACCCGGGACGCGCTGGCAGAGTTCACCCGCGACGCCCACCTCTCCGAGTTTGAGATACAGGGCTGGGAACGGGGCGACAGCGCCGTCCACGCTGATGGCTCACCGGTCGCGACACAGGCCCACGAATGCATCGCCCTCCCGCGGTCGCCGGCCGGCGAAGTGACTGGCGAACTGGTCGATGTCGGTCACGGTCTCCCGGAGGATTTCGAGGACGCTGACTGCGAGGGCCAGATTGTGCAGGCCCGCTCGGACGTGCCCGACTGGTACGACCGGTATATCCACCGCCGAGAGAAGTACTATCACGCCGTCGAGGCAGGAGCCGCGGGGTTCGTCTACCGTAACCACGTCGACGGCGTGCTGCCACCGACCGGGAGCGTCGGCACGGCGGACGCACCAATCGGCGAGATCCCGGCTATCGGCGTCGCCAGCGAAACGGGCGCGCGGCTGGTTCGCCGATACGCCGGGAAAAACGTCACCCTCAGCGTCGACTGCGAGACCCCCACGGCGACGAGCCAGAACGTTCACGCCGAACTGGGACCAGACACGGACGAGCGATTGCTGGTGACCAGCCACGTCGACGCCCACGATATCGCGGAGGGGGCGATGGACAACGGGGCTGGGACGGCAATGGTCGTCGAGGTGGCCCGCGCGCTGGCCGGCCGCGAGGACGAACTGGCGACGCGCGTGGAGTTCGTCGCCTTCGGTGCCGAGGAGGTCGGACTGGTCGGCTCAAACCGGCTGGCCGGCGAAACTACCCTCGACGACGTAACGGCCGTGCTCAACTTCGATGGCGTTGTTCAGGGTCGCACGCTGAAGTGTTACACCCACGGCTTCGACGCACTGACGACCGCTGCCGAGGATGTGGCCGATCGCCTTGATCATCCCATTTCGCTCACGCCGGAGCAAGGCCCCCATAGCGACCACTGGCCGTTCGTACAGCGGGGCGTCCCCGGCTATCACGTGACCAGCGAAACCGGCGGCGAGGGGCGTGGCTGGGGCCACACCCACGCCGATACGCTGGACAAACTGGAACCCCGGACGGTCCGCGAGCAGGCTGTCCTCCTGACTGAACTTGCTGTGACGCTTGCAGATGACTCCGTCCGGCCTGCTCACAAAGACCCCGCGGAGATCGCCGATGCGCTCGAAGCCCAGAACCTCGCCGAAGGGATGCAGATTACAGGAGACTGGCCCTTCGGCGATTGA
- a CDS encoding response regulator: protein MTTDRLLLVEDSDFLGTQLQDALRGYNFAVDVVSTAREAERHVAQNEVNCVVTNYDLPDETGITLARDLPDSLPVLLLTTTELESIATEALEAGVTDFVHKDNIVGEMNIVANRVSVAVRAGRE from the coding sequence ATGACGACCGATCGGCTGTTGTTAGTCGAAGACAGCGATTTCCTCGGGACACAACTACAGGACGCACTTCGGGGCTACAATTTCGCCGTCGATGTCGTTTCGACTGCCCGTGAAGCAGAGCGACACGTTGCCCAGAACGAGGTCAATTGTGTCGTAACGAACTACGATCTGCCGGATGAAACTGGCATTACGCTGGCCAGGGATCTGCCCGACTCACTGCCGGTACTCCTTCTGACAACGACCGAACTGGAATCTATTGCGACCGAGGCCCTGGAGGCCGGCGTAACCGATTTCGTCCACAAAGACAACATTGTCGGAGAGATGAATATCGTGGCCAATCGGGTTTCGGTGGCAGTCCGTGCAGGCCGGGAGTAA
- a CDS encoding 2Fe-2S iron-sulfur cluster-binding protein produces the protein MTEVLLDWQDSERTETISVPAGETILDAAAATDIGLPFGCRTGACGTCTARLLSGDVVHHRPPRALKDRHLADGYVLLCIAEPTTDTHLAVGATVQSELVPNPWK, from the coding sequence ATGACCGAGGTTCTGCTAGACTGGCAGGACAGCGAGCGTACCGAGACAATTTCGGTGCCGGCCGGTGAGACGATACTCGATGCCGCGGCGGCCACGGATATCGGGCTGCCGTTCGGCTGTCGGACCGGCGCGTGCGGGACCTGTACTGCTCGGTTGCTGTCCGGCGACGTGGTCCATCACCGCCCGCCACGGGCGCTCAAGGACCGGCATCTGGCGGACGGCTACGTCCTGCTCTGTATCGCCGAGCCGACGACCGACACGCATCTCGCCGTCGGTGCGACGGTGCAGTCCGAACTGGTCCCGAACCCTTGGAAGTGA